Proteins encoded by one window of Girardinichthys multiradiatus isolate DD_20200921_A chromosome 14, DD_fGirMul_XY1, whole genome shotgun sequence:
- the LOC124880609 gene encoding Fc receptor-like protein 5 — protein MWIFDIIDKQEGFIPAAGLTVSPRRSELFEGDSVSLSCEEDNISTGWTVRRNTTTETRTQCDGWGEPAGSTYNMSYLYPSDTGVYWCESREGAASSSIQLTVSGGSVILQSPVLPVMEGDDVTLSCQTKTSSNLPAAFIKDGSLIRTEPAGHMTLHHVTSSDEGLYKCNISGHGESPSSWISVSGQQLQGHFNTAIIHSHLTKFNSLYM, from the exons ATGTGGATCTTTGACATTATTGATAAACAAGAAGGTTTCATTCCAGCAGCTGGTCTGACTGTGAGTCCCAGAAGATCTGAACTCTTTGAAGGAGACTCTGTGTCTCTGAGCTGTGAGGAGGACAACATCTCTACTGGATGGACTGTGAGGAGAAACACAACAACAGAAACCAGAACTCAATGTGATGGATGGGGAGAACCAGCTGGTTCTACCTATAACATGAGCTACCTGTACCCATCAGACACTGGAGTGTACTGGTGTGAGTCcagagagggagcagccagcagcagcatccagctcactgtctctg gtggatcagtgatcctGCAGAGTCCTGTCCTCCCTGTGATGGAGGGAGATGACGTCACTCTGAGCTGTCAAACAAAGACTTCCTCCAACCTCCcagctgctttcattaaagatggCTCCCTCATCAGGACTGAGCCTgcaggtcacatgaccctcCACCATGTGACCAGCTCTGATGAAGGTCTCTACAAGTGTAACATCAGTGGTCATGGAGAGTCTCCATCCAGCTGGATCTCTGTCTCAGGTCAGCAGCTTCAGGGTCATTTCAACACTGCCATCATCCACAGTCACCTGACCAAGTTTAATTCTCTTTACATGTAA
- the LOC124880584 gene encoding Fc receptor-like protein 5: MKTFRSLRNTMKDTSIRFLLILTSGLCCTKTQAGLTVSPSRSQFFEEDSVFLSCEEDNISAGWTVRRNTTRETRTQCDGWGKPAGSTCYMSYLLPSDTGVYWCESREGAASSSIQLTVSGGSVILQSPVLPVMEGDDVTLSCQTKTSSNLPAAFIKDGSLIRTESAGHMTLHHVTSSDEGLYKCNISGHGESPSSWISVSEKPTMTPPPPSTSPPPTSTSPPPPSTCPPPTCTCPTDSQSSAIMILVLTCSGAVVLLHFLVLLVRRCVHRNHEEAGFDPQNLGPSRETSTSVVYSAVKTGDVHQGQIICRAKRSRDTAAPSHVKD; the protein is encoded by the exons ATGAAAACATTCAGATCTCTGAGAAACACCATGAAGGACACGTCCATCAGATTTCTGCTCA TTCTGACCTCAGGACTCtgctgcacaaaaacacaag CTGGTCTGACTGTGAGTCCCAGCAGATCTCAGTTCTTTGAAGAAGACTCTGTGTTTCTGAGCTGTGAGGAGGACAACATCTCTGCTGGATGGACTGTGAGGAGAAACACAACCAGAGAAACCAGAACTCAGTGTGATGGATGGGGGAAACCAGCAGGTTCTACCTGCTACATGAGCTACCTCCTCCCATCAGACACTGGAGTGTACTGGTGTGAGTCcagagagggagcagccagcagcagcatccagctcactgtctctg gtggatcagtgatcctGCAGAGTCCTGTCCTCCCTGTGATGGAGGGAGATGACGTCACTCTGAGCTGTCAAACAAAGACTTCCTCCAACCTCCcagctgctttcattaaagatggCTCCCTCATCAGGACTGAGTCTgcaggtcacatgaccctcCACCATGTGACCAGCTCTGATGAAGGTCTCTACAAGTGTAACATCAGTGGTCATGGAGAGTCTCCATCCAGCTGGATCTCTGTCTCAG AGAAACCCACCATGACTCCTCCACCTCCATCCACCTCTCCTCCACCTACATCCACCTCTCCTCCACCTCCATCCACCTGTCCTCCACCTACCTGCACCTGTCCCACAGACAGCCAGTCTTCTGCCATCATGATCCTGGTTCTCACCTGTAGTGGTGCTGTGGTTCTCCTCCACTTCCTGGTTCTGTTGGTGAGGAGATGTGTCCACAGGAACCATGAAG AAGCTGGATTTGATCCTCAGAACCTCGGACCCAGCAGAG AAACTTCTACATCTGTCGTTTACTCAGCAGTGAAGACAGGAGACGTCCATCAGGGACAAATCATCTGCAGAGCCAAGAGGAGCAGAGACACAGCTGCTCCATCACATGTTAAAGACTGA